Below is a genomic region from Salmo salar chromosome ssa11, Ssal_v3.1, whole genome shotgun sequence.
cagagagagagacagagagagacagagagagagagagagagagagagagagagagagagagagacagagagagagagagagcagagacagagagagacagagacagagagagacagagagagagagagacagacagacagagacagagagacagagagagacagagagagacagagagagagagagagagagagagacagacagacagagacagagacagagagagagagacagagaaagagagagacagagacagagacagagacagagagagacagacagagacagagagagagagagagagagagagagagagagagacagagagagagagagagagacagagacagagagagacagagagagagagagagagagagagagagagagagagacacagagacagagagagagagagagacagagagagagacagagagacagacagagagagagagagagagagagagagagagagagacagagagagacagagagagagagagagagagagagagagagagagacagacagacagacagacagacagacagacagacagacagacagagagacagagagagagaagacagagagagagagagagagacagagagagacagagagagagagagagagacagagagagagagagacagagagagacagagagagagagagagagagagagagagacagagagagagagagacagagagagagagagagagagagagagagagacagagagagagagagagagacagagagagaaacagagagagagagagagagagacagagacagagacagagacagagagagagacagagacagagagagagagagagagagagagagagagacagagagagagagagagagagagagagagagagacagagagagacagagacagagagagagacagagacagagagagacagagacagagagagagacagagagagacagagagagagagagagagagagagagagagagagagagagagagagagagagagagacagacagacagacagacagacagacagacagacagacagaagacagacagagacagagagagagacagagagagagagagagagagagagagagacagagagagacagagagagagacagagagagagacagagagagagagagagagagagagagagagagagagagagagagacagagagagacagagagagagagagagagagagagacagacagacagacagacagagagagacagagacagagacagagagagagagagagagacagagacagagagagagagagagagagagagagagagagagagagagagagagacagacagagacagagagagagagagagagagagagagacagagagagacagagacagagagagagagagagacagagagagacagagagagagacagagagagacagagacagacgagagagagagagacagagagagagagagagagagagagagagagagacagagagagagacagacagacagacagacagacagacagacagacagacagacagacagacagacagacagacagacagacagacagacagacagacagacagagagacagagagacagagacagagagagagagagagagagagagacagagagagagagagagagagagagagagagagagagagagagagacagagagagagagagagagagagagagagagacagagacagagagagagagagagagacagagagagagacagagagagacagacagagagagagagagagagagagagagagagagacagagagagagagagagagacagagagagagagagagagagagagagacagacagacagacagacagacagacagacagacagacagacagacagacagacagacagacagacagacagacagagagagagagagagagagagagagagagagagagagagacagagagagacagagagagacagagagagagacagagagacagagacagagacagagacagagagagagacagagagagacagagagagagagagagacagagagagagagacagagacagagagagagagagagacagagagagagacagagacagagagagaaacagagacagagagagagagagacagagacagagacagagacagagagagagacagagacagagagagagagagagagagagagagagagagagacagacagagacagagagagagagagagagagagagagagacagagagagacagagacagagagagagacagagacagagaagagacagagagagagagagagagagagacagagacagacagagagagagagagacagagagagagagagagagagagagagagagagacagacagacagacagacagacagacagacagacagacagacagacagacagacagacagacagacagacagacagacagacagacagacagacagacagacagacagacagacagagagacagagagcgagagagagagagagagagagacagagacagagagagacagagagagacagagagagagagacagagacagagagagacagagagagagagagagagagagacagacagacagacacagagagagagagagagagagagagagagagtgagatagagagagacagagagagagagagagagagagagagagagagagacagacagacagacagacagacagagacagagacagagacagagacagagagagagagagagacagagacagagagagagagagagagagagagagagagagagagagagagagagagacagagagagacagagagagagagagagagagagagagacagagagagacagagacagagagagagacagagacagagagagacagagagagagacagagagagacagagacagacagagagagagagagacagagagagagagagacagagagagagagagagacagacagacagacagacagacagacagacaaacagacagacagacagacagacagacagacagacagacagacagacagacagacagacagacagacagacagacagacagacagacagacagacagacagacagacagagagacagagagcgagagagagagagagagagagacagagacagagagagacagagagagacagagagagagagacagagacagagacagagagagagacagacagacagacacagagagagagagagagagagagagagagagagagagtgagatagagagagacagagagagacagagagagagagagagagagagacagacagacagacagacagacagacagacagacagacagcagacagacaagagagacagagacagagacagagagagacagagacagagagagagacagagagagagagagagagagagagagagagagagagagagagagagagagagagagacagagacagagagagagagagagagagagagagacagagagagacagagacagagagagagtcagagacagagagagacagagacagagagagagacagagagagacagagacagacagagagagagagagacagagagagagagagagagagagagagagagagagagagagacagagagagacagagagagagagagagagagagagagagacagagagagagagagacagagagagagacaagagagacagagacagagagagagagagagagagagagagagagagagacagagagagagagagagagagagagagacagagagacagacagacagacagacagagagagagacagagagacagacagacagacagacagacagacagacagacagacagacagacagacagacagacagacagacagacagagagagagacagagagagagagagagagagagagagacagagacagagag
It encodes:
- the LOC123725090 gene encoding RNA-binding protein 25-like → TETERERERERQRETETERERDRDRDRERERERERERERETDRDRERERERETERDRDRERDRDRERQRQRERQRETETDRERERQRERERERERETERETETERERERERETDRDRERERDRERDRERQRERERERERERERQRERESRDRERQRQRETERERDRQTETERQRETERDRERERERETDRQRQRQRERDRERERQRQRQRQRETDRDRERERERERERDRERERETETERDRERERERERERETQRQRERERQRERQRDRQRERERERERERQRETERERERERERETDRQTDRQTDRQTDRETEREKTERERERQRETERERERQRERETERDRERERERERDRERERQRERERERERDRERERETERETERERERDRDRDRDRERDRDRERERE